The following are encoded in a window of candidate division WOR-3 bacterium genomic DNA:
- a CDS encoding acylphosphatase → MAIKRYYIRLYGIVQGVGFRYFAYRLARNMGIGGYVRNMPDESVEIEAEGPEEILEEFIRRVEEGPPAAVVERVIKEEIPPVGEKEFEIRR, encoded by the coding sequence ATGGCCATAAAGCGTTATTACATAAGGCTTTACGGAATTGTTCAGGGAGTGGGATTTAGATACTTTGCCTATAGGCTTGCAAGAAATATGGGTATAGGTGGATACGTGAGAAATATGCCCGATGAATCGGTTGAGATCGAAGCAGAAGGTCCAGAGGAGATTCTTGAAGAATTCATAAGAAGAGTTGAAGAAGGGCCTCCAGCTGCCGTTGTAGAAAGGGTTATAAAGGAGGAAATACCTCCCGTAGGCGAGAAAGAATTCGAAATAAGGCGTTAA
- a CDS encoding NAD-dependent epimerase/dehydratase family protein, which translates to MKVLLTGGCGFIGSHVQDYYIKEGYDVVVVDNLSSGKREHLNPRSKFYEVDIRNLEALEEVFFKEKPDIVNHHAAQISVIYSTRNPQEDADINIRGTINLLELSVKYGVKRFLFSSSGGAIYGNPIYLPCDELHPIDPLSPYGISKYAGEMYIRYYHKNFGLDYVILRYGNVYGPRQDPYGEAGVVAIFGMNMLQNKDCYIFGDGNQERDFIYVEDVARANLIFTKAENLREREFNIGSGKGTSVNELFKMMKTITGYSGEPVYKEPRKGEVYKIYLNADRAKKAGWLPIVSFQEGIEKTIEHLRKS; encoded by the coding sequence ATGAAAGTTCTTCTCACTGGAGGTTGTGGATTCATAGGTTCCCATGTTCAGGACTACTACATTAAAGAAGGCTATGATGTAGTGGTTGTTGATAACCTCTCTTCTGGCAAAAGGGAACATCTTAACCCCCGGTCAAAATTTTACGAGGTGGATATTCGCAATCTTGAAGCCCTTGAAGAGGTCTTTTTCAAAGAAAAACCGGATATCGTGAACCATCATGCAGCCCAGATCAGCGTAATATACTCTACAAGAAATCCTCAGGAAGATGCAGACATCAACATTCGAGGAACAATAAACCTCCTGGAACTATCGGTAAAATATGGTGTCAAAAGATTCCTTTTTTCCAGTAGCGGGGGTGCCATTTACGGTAACCCTATTTACCTTCCCTGTGATGAATTACACCCCATAGATCCCCTAAGCCCTTATGGGATATCAAAGTACGCAGGCGAAATGTACATAAGATATTACCACAAAAATTTCGGTCTTGATTACGTAATTCTTAGATATGGCAACGTTTATGGACCTCGGCAGGACCCATACGGAGAAGCTGGAGTTGTGGCGATCTTTGGTATGAATATGTTGCAAAATAAGGATTGTTATATTTTCGGAGACGGTAATCAGGAAAGAGATTTCATTTACGTAGAGGACGTGGCCCGAGCGAACCTAATATTCACAAAAGCTGAAAATTTGCGGGAGCGGGAATTTAACATCGGTTCTGGCAAAGGGACATCCGTCAATGAACTCTTCAAAATGATGAAAACAATAACGGGATATAGCGGAGAGCCCGTTTACAAAGAGCCAAGAAAAGGCGAAGTTTATAAAATTTATTTAAACGCCGATAGAGCTAAGAAAGCGGGCTGGTTACCCATTGTAAGCTTCCAGGAAGGCATTGAAAAAACCATTGAACACCTGAGAAAATCATAA